From the genome of Tindallia californiensis, one region includes:
- a CDS encoding DUF881 domain-containing protein: MQSFFGKSMLLVISILIGLILAIQVKNLDDDYRFISVKTISDLNAAIRQETEEIDHLKELIDQQEKRLREYQFAIASEGSIDEILIQDIEHMRMRSGHYDLEGPGVIVVLMDSERELYKGENPNNVIVHDEDVLRIVNDLKIAGAEALSINGQRYLNTSEIQCTGPTITINQMTYAQPFVIKAIGNPDTLNAAIKAPGTYSREIKEVFGIQVESHVSERIRIPKFQGDFTLHYVTAKDGEDQ, encoded by the coding sequence ATGCAAAGTTTTTTTGGAAAAAGTATGTTACTCGTCATCAGTATATTAATTGGTTTAATACTAGCGATTCAAGTAAAAAACCTAGATGATGATTATCGCTTTATCAGTGTTAAAACAATCAGTGATCTTAATGCAGCAATCAGGCAGGAAACAGAAGAAATTGATCATCTCAAAGAATTAATAGATCAGCAAGAGAAACGGCTAAGAGAGTATCAATTCGCAATAGCTTCTGAGGGTAGTATAGATGAAATACTTATACAAGATATTGAACATATGAGAATGAGAAGTGGCCATTATGATTTGGAAGGACCAGGAGTAATTGTAGTGCTGATGGATAGTGAAAGAGAATTATACAAAGGAGAAAATCCTAACAATGTGATTGTTCATGATGAAGATGTGCTGAGAATTGTTAATGATCTTAAAATAGCTGGAGCAGAAGCTCTTTCCATTAACGGCCAGCGATACCTGAATACTTCTGAAATTCAATGCACTGGTCCGACGATCACCATCAATCAAATGACTTACGCACAACCCTTTGTCATTAAAGCGATAGGAAACCCAGATACATTAAATGCAGCCATTAAAGCGCCGGGAACATATTCCAGAGAAATAAAAGAAGTTTTTGGGATACAGGTTGAATCACACGTAAGTGAAAGAATACGAATACCAAAGTTTCAAGGGGATTTTACACTACACTATGTTACAGCTAAGGATGGTGAAGACCAGTGA
- a CDS encoding DUF881 domain-containing protein, with the protein MKELKGKIAIGIICALLGLIVSMQIKSVREVAGGGFLSTQQAQKMAAELRNLRTEKEQLTEELTDLENRLRDYEISEADENLMIKNLKNDLLRYQLLAGYIEGKGPGVMIEVSDPPSAFNQTESESFIMYNYEIILALINTLNAAGAEAISINEQRYVATTEVYYSNNALYINDVATSAPYTIKAIGNPETLEAALNMRYGIVWDMRNYDNLQVSVEKKQDMTMPRYNRVYEFEYARPLEMVE; encoded by the coding sequence ATGAAAGAATTAAAAGGAAAAATAGCCATTGGTATTATTTGTGCATTATTGGGCTTGATTGTTTCTATGCAGATTAAGTCTGTACGAGAAGTTGCTGGAGGTGGTTTTCTTTCAACACAACAAGCACAAAAGATGGCGGCAGAGCTAAGAAATCTTAGGACAGAAAAAGAGCAGTTAACAGAAGAACTTACTGATCTTGAAAATCGCTTGAGAGATTATGAAATTTCTGAGGCTGATGAAAACCTGATGATTAAAAACCTTAAAAATGATCTTTTGCGATATCAACTTTTAGCAGGCTATATAGAAGGAAAAGGTCCTGGTGTGATGATTGAAGTAAGTGATCCTCCATCAGCCTTTAATCAGACAGAATCTGAAAGTTTTATTATGTACAACTATGAAATTATACTTGCTTTAATCAATACATTGAATGCGGCAGGAGCCGAAGCAATATCGATTAATGAACAGCGATATGTCGCAACAACAGAAGTATATTACTCCAACAATGCACTATATATAAATGATGTGGCGACATCGGCGCCATATACGATTAAAGCCATAGGCAATCCAGAGACGCTTGAAGCGGCTTTAAACATGAGATATGGTATTGTGTGGGACATGAGGAATTATGATAATTTACAGGTGAGTGTAGAAAAAAAACAGGACATGACGATGCCAAGATATAATAGAGTCTATGAGTTTGAATATGCAAGGCCTTTGGAAATGGTAGAATAA
- a CDS encoding cell division protein FtsQ/DivIB, giving the protein MTQQKYRKKNSRSCLISLCLLLFTILIIGGGIYYIVFESPLFTVKSIEVQGLDSIDQEVIVSFSQIHIGDSFFKIRTKQVEDQIEEHPYVKEARVKRKGISRINIVVRERREYAIIPYMGSFIYLDREQVVLRVSDGVIDENLSIVTGVEFESFHVGKPVSVKNQEILDAAYEVLVAAQEAEMMDHISEIHITEAQEVRLITFNGIEVLMGKIDQPAYSVLALKEALITLHTRGMNDVILDMRYQDHITVRPRVRQEEEE; this is encoded by the coding sequence ATGACTCAACAAAAATACCGAAAGAAAAATAGTCGGTCTTGCTTAATCTCTTTATGTTTACTTCTATTTACAATACTTATCATCGGTGGAGGTATTTACTATATAGTATTTGAATCACCTTTGTTTACGGTGAAAAGCATTGAGGTACAAGGATTAGATTCTATTGATCAAGAGGTAATCGTAAGTTTCTCTCAAATTCATATTGGCGATAGCTTTTTTAAGATAAGAACGAAACAAGTAGAAGATCAAATAGAAGAGCATCCTTATGTAAAAGAAGCTCGTGTTAAAAGAAAAGGGATTAGCCGCATAAATATTGTTGTCAGAGAAAGGCGAGAATATGCTATAATACCATATATGGGTTCTTTTATATACCTAGATAGAGAACAGGTTGTACTAAGAGTATCTGACGGTGTTATTGATGAAAATCTTAGCATTGTTACAGGTGTGGAATTTGAAAGTTTTCATGTTGGAAAACCCGTTTCAGTAAAAAATCAGGAAATACTTGATGCTGCTTATGAGGTTCTAGTTGCAGCGCAAGAAGCTGAAATGATGGATCATATTTCTGAAATTCATATAACAGAAGCTCAAGAAGTGAGGTTAATAACCTTCAATGGAATAGAAGTTCTCATGGGAAAAATTGATCAGCCGGCTTACTCAGTGCTGGCGTTAAAGGAAGCGCTTATAACGCTTCATACTCGTGGTATGAATGATGTGATTTTAGACATGCGGTATCAAGATCATATTACGGTGCGCCCAAGAGTACGTCAGGAGGAAGAGGAATGA
- the murG gene encoding undecaprenyldiphospho-muramoylpentapeptide beta-N-acetylglucosaminyltransferase, translating into MRYIISGGGTGGHIYPAIAIAEEIKKRDAEADILFVGAKDRLECRLVPAAGYKMKVIPISYLKRKISVHNLKSAAMLMRGLVAVKKIIEEFEPDYVIGTGGYVSAPVVYVAAKKGIFTLIHEQNAYPGLTNRFLNKHVSVVALSFQEAAQYFKRKDNLTLTGNPIRAAYYTLSREKARGYFPEFENRKMVLVSGGSGGSLLINNAIISLLKKKNNLGYSFYWATGKAHYEKVIKKLEEEKIPHSMHYIAPYIDTMPEALIACDLVIGSAGAITIAEIQAANRYAVLIPKAYTAGNHQEKNAFLLEKSGQATVIKEKDLSPETLHESIVNGLQTTSNIAREVPLKLPVEQIVEKLGI; encoded by the coding sequence ATGAGATATATTATTAGTGGCGGTGGCACTGGAGGACATATATATCCAGCTATTGCAATTGCTGAGGAGATAAAAAAAAGAGATGCAGAAGCGGATATATTGTTTGTTGGCGCTAAAGATCGGTTAGAGTGCCGGTTGGTTCCAGCTGCAGGATATAAGATGAAAGTAATACCTATATCTTACTTGAAACGCAAAATTTCTGTCCATAATCTTAAAAGCGCAGCAATGTTGATGCGAGGGTTGGTTGCTGTGAAAAAAATAATTGAAGAATTTGAGCCTGATTATGTTATTGGAACGGGTGGATATGTCTCTGCTCCAGTAGTTTATGTGGCCGCTAAAAAAGGGATTTTTACGTTAATCCACGAGCAAAATGCCTATCCCGGATTAACGAATAGGTTTCTGAATAAACATGTTTCGGTAGTTGCTCTGAGTTTTCAAGAAGCAGCTCAATATTTCAAAAGGAAAGATAATCTTACATTAACCGGGAATCCTATTAGGGCAGCGTATTACACTTTAAGCCGGGAAAAAGCAAGGGGTTACTTCCCGGAATTTGAGAACCGAAAAATGGTCTTAGTTTCCGGAGGGAGTGGCGGGTCTTTATTAATAAACAATGCAATCATATCATTGCTCAAAAAAAAGAATAACCTTGGTTATTCTTTTTACTGGGCAACAGGAAAAGCTCATTATGAAAAAGTTATAAAAAAATTGGAAGAAGAAAAAATCCCCCATTCCATGCATTATATAGCACCATATATCGATACAATGCCTGAAGCACTTATCGCATGCGATCTTGTTATTGGAAGTGCAGGGGCTATTACAATTGCAGAGATTCAAGCAGCGAATCGTTATGCTGTATTAATACCTAAAGCATATACGGCAGGAAATCATCAGGAAAAAAATGCATTTTTGCTTGAAAAATCAGGGCAAGCTACAGTCATTAAAGAAAAAGATCTAAGCCCTGAAACCTTGCATGAATCTATTGTAAACGGCTTGCAGACAACAAGTAACATTGCTCGGGAGGTGCCGCTTAAACTTCCGGTTGAACAAATTGTGGAAAAACTAGGCATATAG
- the ftsW gene encoding putative lipid II flippase FtsW: protein MRPNKGIDIPLLISVILLVVIGIIMVFSSSYSYALIHNHDGAHYLKRVLLWSVLGAGALVFCSYCPYRLWARFSNAIMVVALMTLVAVLTPLGKEVNHAQRWLEIAGINIMPSEIAKVAIIIYMAAIMEKNKYKLKNFREGFAPHLIMGGIVFVLVYQQPDFSTGLIILSMMMMMLFVSGVNMVYYTGILFSGTALAASALIYIFMSGQGYKARRLVAYIDPWSDPLDAGLQTVQSLLAIGSGGLAGRGIGRSIQKHLYLPEPQNDFIFAIIGEEVGFIGASIVVLLFGVYIWRGTCIAINAPDMFSCLTATGITSMIAIQVIVNVGVATSLLPVTGIPLPFISYGGSSLLMMLACTGILLNISRYSEIQGG from the coding sequence ATGAGGCCAAATAAAGGAATAGATATTCCGCTGCTAATATCCGTTATACTACTGGTTGTGATAGGTATTATTATGGTATTTAGCTCAAGTTATTCTTATGCTCTCATTCATAATCATGATGGTGCTCATTATCTCAAGCGGGTATTACTATGGTCTGTTTTAGGTGCAGGGGCGCTTGTGTTTTGCAGTTATTGTCCTTACCGACTTTGGGCAAGGTTTTCCAATGCAATCATGGTTGTTGCTTTAATGACATTAGTCGCTGTGTTGACACCATTAGGGAAAGAAGTGAATCATGCACAAAGATGGTTAGAAATTGCAGGGATCAATATAATGCCTTCGGAAATTGCTAAAGTTGCTATTATTATTTATATGGCCGCTATTATGGAAAAAAATAAGTATAAGTTAAAAAATTTTAGAGAAGGATTTGCGCCACATTTAATCATGGGTGGGATTGTATTTGTCTTAGTGTATCAGCAGCCTGATTTTAGTACAGGACTTATTATTCTAAGTATGATGATGATGATGCTCTTTGTAAGTGGTGTAAATATGGTTTATTATACAGGCATTCTATTTTCTGGAACGGCGCTGGCGGCTTCAGCTCTTATATATATCTTTATGAGTGGACAAGGGTATAAAGCGAGGCGATTAGTAGCTTATATAGACCCTTGGTCAGACCCTTTAGATGCAGGTTTGCAAACGGTTCAATCGCTTCTTGCCATTGGTTCAGGTGGGCTAGCAGGCAGAGGGATAGGGCGTAGCATACAAAAACATCTGTATTTGCCTGAGCCACAAAATGATTTTATCTTTGCGATTATAGGTGAAGAAGTTGGGTTTATCGGTGCATCCATAGTGGTATTATTGTTTGGTGTTTATATTTGGAGAGGAACATGCATTGCTATTAATGCTCCGGATATGTTTTCTTGTCTTACGGCAACGGGTATTACATCGATGATTGCAATCCAGGTAATTGTTAACGTAGGAGTTGCTACATCCTTGCTTCCAGTGACAGGTATTCCCCTCCCTTTTATTAGTTATGGAGGAAGTTCGCTCTTGATGATGCTTGCTTGTACCGGGATTTTGCTTAACATATCAAGATATTCAGAAATACAGGGAGGATAA
- the murD gene encoding UDP-N-acetylmuramoyl-L-alanine--D-glutamate ligase: MIRMNPILNKDLDGKKVLVIGLGITGVSLVEFLARQKVDIIINDCKDEAALSPILEKLQDIRCRYILGKHPETLKEAGEPDMLIPSPGVPLDIPIISEAKLKKIPVLGEIELAYKHMQAPILAITGTNGKTTTTALVGDMLKRAKMKTEIVGNIGTAAISKIEQLGQEAHCVMEVSSFQLETIEAFRPKSAAVLNITPDHLNRHKSFEKYAQLKFDVFSNQTAKDYAVINADDETCLKMLTKQEVKSKVILFSRLRELEEGVFLKEGKVLIKEKHQDTIVIDRDRILLPGDHNLENAMAAIGLAWSAGVPLKAIRDSLEEFKGVEHRIEMVDCVNEVTYINDSKATNPDATEKAVLSVKRPIILLAGGMDKKSNFGGLIDRFDDRVKQLVVYGETADKLVEDCREKNFYSVTKKRDLEEAVRYAYQVASPGDTVLLSPACASWDMYSDYEERGNHFKQLVSQIKRK; the protein is encoded by the coding sequence ATGATTAGAATGAATCCTATATTAAATAAAGATCTGGACGGAAAAAAAGTGTTGGTGATAGGGCTTGGGATAACAGGTGTTTCTTTAGTAGAATTCTTAGCCCGTCAAAAGGTTGATATTATTATTAATGACTGTAAAGATGAAGCAGCGCTTTCGCCTATTCTGGAAAAATTGCAAGATATCCGCTGTCGGTATATCTTGGGAAAACATCCAGAAACATTGAAAGAAGCAGGAGAACCGGACATGCTTATTCCATCACCGGGAGTTCCTTTAGATATTCCTATTATTTCTGAAGCTAAACTAAAAAAAATTCCTGTACTGGGTGAAATAGAGCTGGCCTATAAGCATATGCAAGCTCCCATTTTAGCTATTACAGGAACGAATGGAAAAACAACTACTACCGCTTTGGTAGGTGATATGTTAAAACGAGCGAAGATGAAAACGGAGATAGTGGGCAATATTGGAACGGCAGCTATTTCAAAAATTGAACAGCTTGGTCAAGAGGCACATTGCGTGATGGAGGTAAGTAGTTTTCAGCTGGAAACGATTGAAGCATTCCGGCCAAAATCAGCAGCAGTACTTAATATAACACCGGACCACTTAAATAGGCATAAATCTTTTGAAAAATACGCTCAATTAAAATTTGATGTTTTTTCTAATCAAACGGCAAAGGATTATGCTGTTATTAATGCTGATGATGAGACTTGCTTGAAAATGTTGACGAAACAAGAAGTGAAATCAAAAGTTATTTTATTTAGTCGTTTAAGAGAATTAGAAGAAGGGGTTTTTCTAAAAGAAGGTAAAGTTTTGATTAAAGAAAAGCATCAAGACACTATTGTGATCGATCGAGACAGGATTCTATTACCAGGGGATCATAACCTTGAAAATGCTATGGCAGCTATTGGGTTAGCCTGGTCTGCAGGAGTTCCATTAAAAGCGATTAGAGACTCTTTGGAAGAGTTTAAGGGTGTTGAACATCGCATAGAGATGGTGGATTGCGTAAATGAGGTGACTTACATTAATGATTCAAAAGCCACCAATCCAGATGCAACTGAAAAGGCTGTTTTGTCAGTGAAAAGACCAATTATTCTTTTAGCTGGTGGCATGGACAAAAAAAGTAACTTTGGGGGATTGATTGATAGATTTGACGACAGAGTTAAGCAGCTTGTTGTATATGGAGAGACAGCTGATAAATTGGTAGAAGATTGCCGTGAAAAAAATTTTTATTCGGTAACTAAAAAAAGGGATTTGGAAGAAGCGGTAAGATATGCCTATCAGGTAGCGAGTCCTGGTGACACAGTATTACTTTCGCCGGCATGTGCCAGTTGGGATATGTATAGTGACTACGAAGAACGAGGAAATCACTTTAAGCAACTTGTCAGCCAAATCAAAAGAAAATGA
- the mraY gene encoding phospho-N-acetylmuramoyl-pentapeptide-transferase — protein sequence MILQRSLILSILLGFVFSTMIGPLMIPALRRVKAGQSIREDGPQTHLIKAGTPTMGGLIMIPSSILAVIILTEITYELKAAFFSFLGFAIIGLIDDYLKVVLKRPLGLRAYQKMGLQIFVTTIFIGLANHLCILPEKLFVPYARVYIDLGILWIPFLFFVIIGTVNSVNLTDGLDGLASGITVIVTGFFSLVAWHMGYQDLAWFAGAVSGSCIGFLVYNIYPAKIFMGDTGSLALGGAIAALAVITNMTLLLPIVGGVFFIETLSVMIQVAGYKTTGKRVFRMSPLHHHFELCGWSETRVVTVFWGVTIILCLAGILGIQ from the coding sequence TTGATATTGCAAAGATCATTGATTCTTTCAATCCTGCTAGGATTTGTTTTTTCAACAATGATAGGCCCTTTGATGATACCTGCCTTAAGAAGAGTCAAGGCTGGGCAAAGTATACGGGAAGATGGCCCTCAGACACATCTGATTAAAGCAGGGACACCTACAATGGGCGGGCTCATCATGATCCCATCTAGCATTCTTGCCGTCATAATTTTAACAGAAATAACCTATGAATTGAAAGCGGCATTCTTTTCTTTTCTGGGTTTTGCGATCATCGGACTCATTGATGATTATTTAAAGGTAGTATTAAAGCGACCTTTAGGACTAAGAGCTTATCAAAAAATGGGTCTTCAGATTTTTGTTACAACGATTTTTATTGGCCTTGCGAATCACTTGTGTATCTTGCCAGAAAAACTATTTGTTCCATATGCAAGAGTGTATATAGATTTGGGGATACTATGGATTCCATTTCTTTTCTTTGTTATCATAGGAACAGTAAACAGTGTGAATTTAACCGATGGACTTGATGGGTTAGCTTCGGGAATAACTGTTATTGTTACTGGATTCTTTAGTCTTGTAGCATGGCATATGGGGTATCAGGATCTAGCTTGGTTTGCTGGTGCTGTTTCGGGATCCTGTATTGGGTTTCTGGTTTACAATATATATCCTGCCAAGATCTTTATGGGTGATACTGGATCTCTTGCCCTTGGAGGTGCGATCGCCGCTTTAGCTGTCATTACAAACATGACCCTTCTTTTGCCAATTGTAGGTGGGGTTTTCTTTATTGAAACCTTGTCTGTTATGATACAGGTTGCTGGATATAAGACAACAGGGAAACGAGTTTTCAGAATGAGTCCACTTCATCACCACTTTGAATTGTGCGGATGGTCGGAGACTAGAGTAGTAACCGTTTTTTGGGGTGTGACTATTATCCTGTGCCTGGCTGGTATTCTAGGCATACAATGA
- a CDS encoding UDP-N-acetylmuramoyl-tripeptide--D-alanyl-D-alanine ligase yields MKPMVISKIARYTEGNISGSLEKDKLINHVTIDSRQSRKGSLFIPLKGNQWDGHSFIKDAAKQGATACLYEPALYAKEDIPSNMIGIAVENCQKALECLASHYREEFSIPFIAITGSNGKTTTKDMTAAVLSSKYQVLKNPGNYNNHIGLPLSILGLDHNHQVAVLEMGMSGAGEIGLLSKITKPDYAVVTNIGMAHVENLGSRLNIAYAKKEITEGLCSKGTLLLNKEDDYYDVLYNDHAKDYEITSVGLKDKTTFHACDIEDLGQDGFKFRTNETGDFFFYVRQPGMHNITNALFAIKIALLFGLKNKEIQNGLNNLKPAAMRMEICRLHHADVVNDAYNANPDSMKAAIQFISQYPAERRIAVLGDMYELGEHSESAHKEIGNEMVKKQIDHLITVGDFASWIASEAIAQGMDSRMINNTKDYKEAANILNKMIRKGDVVLLKASRKMALEKMIRLLQEGEK; encoded by the coding sequence ATGAAGCCAATGGTGATAAGCAAAATTGCCCGTTATACGGAAGGTAATATCAGTGGAAGCTTAGAGAAAGATAAACTTATTAATCATGTTACTATTGATTCGAGACAAAGTCGAAAAGGAAGTCTTTTTATTCCATTGAAAGGAAATCAATGGGATGGACACTCTTTTATAAAAGATGCTGCAAAGCAGGGGGCGACAGCGTGTTTGTATGAACCCGCCCTTTATGCAAAAGAAGATATTCCTTCCAATATGATAGGAATTGCTGTGGAAAACTGTCAAAAGGCTTTGGAGTGTTTGGCGAGCCATTATAGAGAAGAGTTTTCGATACCCTTTATTGCGATTACTGGCAGCAATGGTAAAACAACAACGAAAGATATGACAGCGGCTGTTTTATCATCCAAATATCAAGTGTTGAAAAATCCTGGGAATTACAACAATCATATAGGGTTGCCCTTAAGCATTCTGGGTCTTGACCATAACCATCAGGTTGCTGTGTTGGAAATGGGTATGTCTGGTGCCGGTGAAATTGGCCTTCTTAGCAAAATTACAAAACCGGATTATGCAGTTGTTACCAATATAGGCATGGCTCATGTGGAGAATTTGGGAAGTAGGTTAAATATTGCTTATGCTAAGAAAGAAATTACAGAAGGACTTTGTTCGAAAGGAACACTTTTACTCAACAAAGAAGATGATTATTATGATGTTTTATACAATGACCATGCAAAAGACTATGAAATTACAAGTGTGGGACTAAAAGATAAAACAACATTCCATGCTTGCGATATAGAGGACCTAGGTCAGGATGGTTTCAAATTTAGAACCAATGAAACCGGTGATTTCTTTTTTTATGTTAGACAGCCTGGGATGCATAATATTACGAATGCTCTTTTTGCAATAAAAATAGCCTTGCTCTTTGGTTTGAAAAATAAAGAAATACAAAATGGTTTAAATAATTTGAAACCAGCAGCAATGAGGATGGAAATATGTCGGCTTCATCATGCGGATGTGGTGAATGATGCGTATAACGCCAATCCGGACTCGATGAAAGCGGCAATACAATTTATTAGCCAATATCCTGCTGAACGAAGAATAGCTGTTTTGGGGGATATGTATGAGCTGGGAGAACATTCAGAATCAGCCCATAAAGAAATTGGAAATGAAATGGTGAAAAAACAGATAGACCATTTGATCACCGTCGGAGATTTTGCTTCATGGATAGCATCGGAAGCGATAGCCCAGGGAATGGATTCTCGAATGATTAATAACACGAAAGATTATAAGGAAGCAGCCAATATTCTTAATAAAATGATTCGAAAAGGTGATGTGGTATTGTTAAAAGCATCTAGAAAAATGGCGCTAGAAAAAATGATTCGTTTATTACAGGAAGGAGAAAAATAA
- a CDS encoding UDP-N-acetylmuramoyl-L-alanyl-D-glutamate--2,6-diaminopimelate ligase: MRLQDMLFNIEFEILQQSHEEEITHIAYDSRKVVPGSLFICISGMETDGHQFANEAIRKGAIALVVEKAVPKVQGVTMIRVNDSRKAMAVIAAAFYGNPSSELDMIGVTGTNGKTTVTYMLKNIFEQARCKTGVIGTISNWIGEQELESVRTTPESPDFQLLLKKMVQEHVNKCIMEVSSHSLCLQRVYATKFQIGIFTNLTEDHMDFHPTPEHYYQSKKKLFHMTEKANLINIDDSFGWRLTEELTHSEVPFFTYGIERKADLKASNIVMDYRGVCFEVQGMGMNNFISLPIAGKFSVYNALAAIGTARIMEVSPKEIVDALENMGGVPGRFQRIKEIAEFGIIIDYAHTADALMNVLESIKGFSEKRVITVFGCGGDRDKSKRPKMGEVSGKYSDYTIITSDNPRSENPDEILQSIEVGINKVHGSYEKIENRREAIKRAISIAKKGDVILIAGKGHEKTQTVGSKTVSFDDYEVALEAAREENVL, from the coding sequence ATGAGATTGCAAGATATGCTTTTTAATATAGAGTTTGAAATATTGCAACAAAGCCATGAAGAAGAAATAACACATATTGCTTATGATTCCAGAAAAGTGGTGCCCGGTTCCTTATTTATTTGTATTTCAGGAATGGAAACGGATGGACACCAGTTTGCTAATGAAGCTATTCGAAAAGGAGCAATTGCACTAGTGGTAGAGAAAGCGGTGCCGAAGGTTCAAGGTGTTACGATGATCCGTGTGAACGATTCTCGTAAAGCAATGGCCGTCATTGCGGCTGCTTTTTATGGAAATCCTTCCTCTGAACTTGATATGATAGGGGTTACAGGAACTAATGGAAAAACAACTGTTACGTATATGCTGAAAAATATCTTTGAGCAAGCGCGGTGCAAAACGGGTGTTATTGGTACTATAAGTAACTGGATAGGTGAACAGGAACTTGAATCTGTAAGAACCACACCTGAATCTCCGGACTTTCAATTATTGCTTAAAAAAATGGTGCAAGAGCATGTTAATAAATGCATCATGGAAGTTTCTTCTCATTCCCTATGTCTGCAACGAGTATATGCCACCAAATTTCAAATAGGTATCTTTACGAACCTTACAGAAGATCATATGGATTTCCACCCAACTCCTGAACACTATTATCAGTCCAAGAAAAAACTTTTTCATATGACGGAGAAAGCCAATCTAATTAATATCGATGATTCCTTTGGTTGGAGATTGACAGAGGAACTTACTCATTCTGAAGTTCCTTTCTTTACTTATGGTATTGAAAGAAAGGCTGATCTTAAAGCTTCAAATATAGTAATGGACTATAGAGGCGTATGTTTTGAGGTTCAAGGAATGGGTATGAATAATTTTATTTCTTTACCAATAGCTGGTAAATTCAGTGTTTACAATGCATTGGCAGCTATTGGAACGGCTAGAATTATGGAGGTGTCGCCAAAGGAAATCGTTGATGCATTAGAAAATATGGGAGGAGTTCCCGGACGTTTTCAAAGAATTAAAGAAATTGCTGAGTTTGGAATCATTATTGACTATGCACATACGGCAGATGCGTTAATGAATGTATTGGAATCCATAAAAGGGTTTTCTGAAAAAAGAGTCATTACCGTTTTTGGTTGTGGTGGAGACCGTGATAAGAGCAAGAGACCTAAAATGGGAGAAGTCTCTGGGAAATATAGTGACTATACGATTATTACATCAGACAATCCAAGGTCTGAAAATCCGGATGAAATTTTGCAATCAATAGAGGTTGGTATTAATAAAGTGCATGGAAGTTATGAAAAGATAGAAAACCGAAGAGAGGCGATTAAGCGGGCGATTTCCATTGCAAAAAAAGGGGATGTTATATTAATTGCGGGAAAGGGTCATGAAAAAACGCAAACGGTAGGCAGTAAAACTGTTTCTTTTGATGATTATGAAGTGGCGCTGGAAGCAGCTAGAGAGGAAAATGTTTTATGA